A single Brienomyrus brachyistius isolate T26 unplaced genomic scaffold, BBRACH_0.4 scaffold104, whole genome shotgun sequence DNA region contains:
- the LOC125727594 gene encoding atrial natriuretic peptide receptor 2-like isoform X4, which yields MALGIAVSLALILVVNCWHDLDNTEFDCWPISQPNDYNMIDCGGLEMAWVQRPPEKVTNGEEFNVTYSVTASDSFYEYAVKNKIFSFRDGSEAKKFCHEHECPSNWNSASEHNCCVYHANIHSCPLALMRQGGICGPWIPDDGKIVTHTASKAGRMSQQNWTSKVVLIHVGVTSVIAHVKVGQMHAALETKVLVVSAQVCGDDICEHGESCLTCPADCGVCPMSMTIKVSTGLPVALFCTGFILIVAWLQYQKQKMFWDESWIISYKDIMFVKTYCAGFSSTASLQPGKRNSSVSTITDVTLCTVVNTVYREGSIQPGIYDGRTVAVKLIQKKHFTLSKTIRKEVKEVRTLDHPNLCKFIGGSIEVPYISIITEYCPKGSLADVLLNDDIPINWGFRLSFASDLARGMSYLHQHKMFHGRLHSRNCIIDDRWVCKISDYGLAAYRKADAEVVSNSYRSRNFYRIYCAPEVLLGTSGFFTAAADVYSYSIILVEIATRCDLISQCQMEVVKLDVVWRPPLPELKAGKSDNDCPNEADYCELIKKCWSHNATMRPTFGQVKKMLEKMNPHKVSPVDMMMNLMEKYSKHLEAVVAERTQDLLQEKQKTDRLLYSFTQLSGSSTPHQVVDFLNKLYTIFDEIIDNHDVYKVETIGDAYMVVSGVPSENGINHAGEIASMALDLVSVCQTFQIPHKPTTQLKIRAGIHSGPVVAGVVGTKMPRYCLFGDTVNTASRMESTSEALKIQCSGSTADMLHRLGGFILTCRGSLIVKGKGEMKTWWLEAKKGQSHLKESNNQPCDMPVPVSN from the exons ATGGCACTGGGGATTGCTGTTAGCTTGGCCCTCATTCTG GTTGTAAATTGTTGGCATGACCTGGACAATACAGAGTTTGACTGCTGGCCTATATCACAACCTAATGATTACAATATGATCGACTGTGGAG GGCTTGAGATGGCGTGGGTGCAGCGACCTCCGGAAAAAGTCACCAATGGCGAAGAGTTTAATGTGACTTACTCGGTGACAGCGTCGGATTCGTTCTATGAGTATGCAGTCAAGAACAAGATATTCAGTTTTAG GGACGGATCAGAGGCCAAGAAGTTCTGTCATGAGCATGAATGTCCATCAAACTGGAACAGTGCCAGTGAGCACAACTGCTGTGTGTACCACGCCAACATCCACTCCTGTCCCCTTGCTCTGATG AGGCAAGGTGGAATTTGTGGACCTTGGATCCCTGATGATGGCAAGATTGTGACACATACGGCGTCCAAAGCTGGACGGATGAGCCAGCAGAACTGGACATCAAAG GTGGTGCTGATCCATGTAGGTGTGACCTCAGTCATTGCTCACGTTAAAGTCGGACAGATGCATGCAGCCTTAGAGACCAAGGTCCTGGTCGTCAGTGCTCAAG TGTGCGGGGATGACATCTGTGAACACGGGGAGAGCTGCCTCACTTGCCCAGCGGACTGTGGGGTCTGTCCCATGTCCATGACCATCAAGGTGTCCACTGGCCTCCCAGTGGCCCTGTTCTGCACTGGCTTCATCTTAATTGTAGCG TGGCTTCAGTATCAGAAGCAGAAGATGTTTTGGGATGAAAGCTGGATCATCAGTTATAAAGATATCATGTTCG TTAAAACATACTGTGCGGGTTTCTCCAGTACTGCCAGCCTACAGCCGGGGAAAAGAAACTCTAGTGTCAGCACCATAACTGATGTGACGTTGTGCACTGTGGTCAACACTGTCTACAGGGAGGGCTCCATTCAGCCAGGAATTTA tgatgGACGAACAGTGGCAGTAAAACTTATACAGAAGAAACATTTCACGCTTTCAAAAACAATCAGAAAGGAGGTGAAAGAAGTAAG GACACTGGACCACCCTAACCTGTGCAAATTTATTGGTGGATCTATTGAAGTTCCTTACATAAGCATTATTACAGAGTATTGCCCAAAAGGAAGCTTAGCTGATGTTCTTTTAAATGACGATATACCGATTAACTGGGGATTTCG GCTGTCGTTTGCCAGTGATTTAGCTCGTGGGATGTCTTACCTCCACCAGCACAAGATGTTTCATGGACGGCTTCATTCTCGGAATTGCATAATTGATGATCGTTGGGTCTGTAAGATTTCAG ACTATGGACTCGCAGCTTATAGAAAAGCAGACGCTGAGGTAGTGAGTAATAGTTACCGGTCTCGTAATTTCTACCGTATCTACTGTGCTCCAGAGGTCCTCCTTGGAACCTCTGGTTTTTTCACTGCAGCTGCTGACGTCTACAG TTACTCTATTATCTTGGTTGAGATTGCTACTCGCTGTGACCTTATTTCT CAGTGTCAAATGGAGGTTGTTAAGCTGGATGTCGTGTGGCGTCCTCCTCTTCCTGAACTGAAGGCTGGGAAATCAGACAATGACTGTCCAAATGAGGCAGATTACTGTGAG CTGATAAAGAAATGCTGGTCCCATAATGCGACAATGAGGCCAACATTCGGGCAGGTGAAGAAGATGTTGGAGAAGATGAATCCACACAAAGTCAGCCCAGTGGACATGATGATGAACCTG ATGGAAAAATACAGTAAACATTTGGAAGCTGTTGTGGCAGAGAGAACCCAGGATCTTCTTCAAGAGAAGCAGAAGACAGATCGTTTGCTTTACA GCTTTACCCAGCTCTCCGGATCAAGTACACCTCACCAAGTGGTGGACTTCCTGAACAAGCTCTACACTATCTTTGATGAGATCATCGACAATCACGATGTGTACAAAGTAGAGACTATAGGAGATGCAT ATATGGTTGTTTCAGGTGTTCCGAGTGAAAATGGCATCAATCATGCTGGGGAGATTGCCAGCATGGCTCTTGACCTGGTCAGTGTGTGCCAGACTTTTCAAATACCTCACAAACCCACAACGCAGTTGAAGATACGGGCTGGGATCCACTCAG GACCTGTGGTTGCTGGTGTCGTGGGTACGAAGATGCCGCGGTATTGTCTGTTTGGCGATACGGTGAATACGGCCTCGCGAATGGAATCAACGAGTGAAG CTTTGAAGATCCAGTGCAGTGGCAGCACTGCTGATATGCTCCACAGATTGGGGGGGTTCATTCTCACCTGCCGGGGCTCACTCATTGTCAAG